GCGCGGGCGTCGTTCGCTCGCTAACTCCCAGGTAGGTCGGCCTGCGTCACTTTGTTGCGTCGCGGCCAACCTTGGATACTACGATTATCGTGAGCTGTCCCAAGTTGTTGCCCGAATTCCAAAATATCTTTTCGAGCGACTTTTCGGCCTCCGGCAACTCGCAAAAACGCCTCCCTGGAGCGTATATCCCGCTAGCCCGACGAAGCGGCCAACGGGCCGGCCACGAGCGGCCGGCCGGCTTTTCCGGCGGCCCGCAATCGGTCGCCTCGGAAGCGAGCCTGGTCGGCGTCGCGGGCGGCCGGCTTGGCGTGGACCCATGAATTCCAGCCCAGTCGGCTGGGACTCGGAGCTTGGCGCGTGAGCCGAGTACGCGGAACCTCGCCGGCGCGCAGCAACGGCTGCACCTCGAACTCCAGTTCGTCGCCGACATACAGCCGCGCCAGGTCGACCAACTTGCGCATTGCGCGCCCGTCCGGCAGGAACTCTCGGAACCGATCATACGACATCGGACCAACACGAATGCGGAACTTGCTCTGCACGTCCCAGAATCGCCGTCCTACGACCACATTCCGCCCGAGTTCGCGATTCCGCGAATCCGGGGAGTGCCGTCCGGCGATGCGGCTCATCTGGGCTTCGTCCAGGTACTGCCAGCGTCCCTGGAATTGATCAATCTCAATTGGCAACGCGAAATAGTCGGCCAGCAGTCGCTCCAGTGGCGCCGCGGCGCGGGGCATATGGGAATAGAAGCCGCTGTAGTAGACCAGCGTTTCGTCATCGACGGCCAGACGCCGCTCTAGGCCGGGCGTGGCGACTCCCACCAGGCCGAGCAGCGCAAACGTAACGAGATCGGGCCCGCGCGACGAGGGATCGAATTGCCGCCGTTCATAGCGAAACGGGAGACGGTATTTTTCGCTCGCTCGAAAAAACAGTGAAATCGAGCGGTGATTGAGCAAGTCCAAAAAATCGCGAAGCGAGAAATCTTTCTGCTTACAACGCTCGATCACCAGCGAAGTGTAATGTTGCGGCAGCGTGCCGGACGACCCCATCAGTCCCAG
This Planctomycetia bacterium DNA region includes the following protein-coding sequences:
- the tssG gene encoding type VI secretion system baseplate subunit TssG produces the protein MAVSRGQPGADLIERLVRASHRFEFHQAMRLLERLARTANGEILSGTRSVGEDSHPYEEMIRFRSLPTLAFPAASIERLTRIEPAFNGAEKPPFEMSVTFLGLMGSSGTLPQHYTSLVIERCKQKDFSLRDFLDLLNHRSISLFFRASEKYRLPFRYERRQFDPSSRGPDLVTFALLGLVGVATPGLERRLAVDDETLVYYSGFYSHMPRAAAPLERLLADYFALPIEIDQFQGRWQYLDEAQMSRIAGRHSPDSRNRELGRNVVVGRRFWDVQSKFRIRVGPMSYDRFREFLPDGRAMRKLVDLARLYVGDELEFEVQPLLRAGEVPRTRLTRQAPSPSRLGWNSWVHAKPAARDADQARFRGDRLRAAGKAGRPLVAGPLAASSG